The Faecalibacter sp. LW9 genome has a segment encoding these proteins:
- a CDS encoding FoF1 ATP synthase subunit delta/epsilon, translating to MQLQIITPEQVIFDGEIDAITLPGKDGEFQILNNHAPIVATLGEGTIKIAVHESTFKDFDNNSGKVYTSPSQAKTLLFDIKGGTLEMNNNTVIVLAN from the coding sequence ATGCAATTACAAATTATCACTCCAGAACAAGTAATTTTTGACGGTGAGATTGATGCAATCACTTTACCTGGTAAAGATGGTGAATTCCAAATCTTAAATAACCACGCCCCTATTGTAGCAACTTTAGGTGAAGGAACAATTAAAATTGCTGTTCACGAATCTACTTTCAAAGATTTCGATAATAATTCAGGAAAAGTATATACTTCTCCATCTCAAGCAAAGACTTTATTATTTGACATCAAAGGAGGAACATTAGAAATGAATAACAATACTGTAATCGTATTAGCAAACTAA
- the atpD gene encoding F0F1 ATP synthase subunit beta → MANQKKGRIAQVIGPVIDVIFDNAEGLPNIYDALEVPRAGKETLILEVEQHIGEDTVRCIAMDSSDGLQRGQEVIAVGQPIMVPIGEEIKGRVFNVVGDAIDGLGNLDKANGLPIHRSAPKFEDLSTATEVLFTGIKVIDLIEPYAKGGKIGLFGGAGVGKTVLIQELINNIAKGHGGLSVFAGVGERTREGNDLIREMIESGIIKYGDEFVESTEKGGWDLSKIDMELLKDSKAAFVFGQMNEPPGARARVALTGLTLAEYFRDGDGQGKGRDVLFFVDNIFRFTQAGSEVSALLGRMPSAVGYQPTLATEMGAMQERITSTKNGSITSVQAVYVPADDLTDPAPATTFAHLDATTVLDRKIASLGIYPAVDPLNSTSRILTPEIVGKEHYETAQRVKEILQRYNALQDIIAILGMEELSEEDKLVVHRARRIQRFLSQPFHVAEQFTGIPGVLVDIKDTIKGFNMILDGEVDQYPEAAFNLRGTIEEAIEAGEKMLADVK, encoded by the coding sequence ATGGCAAATCAAAAGAAAGGTAGAATTGCTCAGGTTATCGGACCTGTAATTGATGTTATTTTTGATAACGCTGAAGGCCTTCCAAATATTTATGATGCATTAGAAGTTCCACGTGCAGGAAAAGAAACTTTAATCCTTGAGGTTGAACAACACATCGGAGAAGATACTGTACGTTGTATTGCAATGGATAGTTCTGATGGTTTACAGAGAGGACAAGAAGTTATCGCTGTTGGACAACCAATTATGGTTCCAATCGGTGAAGAAATTAAAGGACGTGTATTCAATGTAGTTGGAGATGCTATTGATGGTTTAGGGAATTTAGACAAAGCGAATGGATTACCAATTCACCGTTCTGCTCCAAAATTCGAGGATTTATCAACAGCAACTGAAGTTTTATTTACAGGGATTAAAGTAATTGACTTAATTGAGCCTTACGCAAAAGGAGGTAAAATTGGTTTATTCGGTGGTGCCGGAGTAGGTAAAACAGTATTAATTCAGGAGTTAATTAACAATATCGCAAAAGGACACGGAGGTTTATCTGTATTCGCTGGTGTTGGTGAGCGTACTCGTGAAGGTAATGACTTAATTCGTGAGATGATCGAATCAGGTATTATCAAATACGGTGATGAATTCGTTGAATCTACAGAAAAAGGTGGATGGGATTTATCTAAAATCGATATGGAGTTATTAAAAGACTCTAAAGCGGCATTCGTATTCGGACAAATGAATGAGCCTCCAGGTGCACGTGCTCGTGTTGCCTTAACAGGTTTAACATTAGCAGAGTACTTCCGTGATGGTGATGGACAAGGGAAAGGACGTGACGTATTATTCTTCGTCGATAATATCTTCCGTTTTACGCAAGCAGGTTCTGAGGTGTCTGCCTTATTAGGACGTATGCCTTCTGCAGTAGGTTACCAACCTACATTAGCAACTGAGATGGGTGCAATGCAAGAGCGTATTACATCTACTAAAAACGGATCAATTACATCTGTACAGGCGGTTTACGTTCCTGCGGATGACTTAACTGACCCGGCGCCAGCAACAACGTTCGCGCACTTAGATGCTACGACTGTATTAGATCGTAAAATTGCTTCGTTAGGTATTTACCCAGCAGTAGATCCATTAAACTCTACATCTCGTATCTTAACTCCAGAGATCGTTGGTAAAGAGCACTACGAAACAGCACAACGCGTAAAAGAAATCTTACAACGTTACAACGCGTTACAAGATATTATCGCGATCTTAGGTATGGAAGAGTTATCAGAAGAGGATAAATTAGTTGTACACCGTGCACGTCGTATCCAACGTTTCTTATCTCAACCATTCCACGTTGCAGAGCAGTTTACAGGTATCCCAGGTGTATTAGTTGACATCAAAGACACAATCAAAGGATTTAACATGATTTTAGACGGTGAAGTTGACCAGTACCCAGAAGCAGCATTCAACTTACGTGGTACAATCGAAGAAGCGATTGAAGCAGGTGAGAAAATGTTAGCAGACGTTAAATAA
- a CDS encoding GLPGLI family protein translates to MKNILLLFIGVFVYSQNYKVEYDEIYLLPESSKKNLSDVIISNYETHKEHVLLINEDDLCLYKKQEKLGQTNSVESIGNYTTNFIVTNPSEKYIYQDITIEHKNYKVKSPLKLSNRWQNHRETKTINGILATKLTLESINDFTEVWYAKDIKTKCGPSKILGYPGLVLEVFIQPKSDDKPTVIYKMKNIDFLKDDSELKPYFSKISNETITQEEFSEIYKAYQKNVQEMYGGGIDKD, encoded by the coding sequence ATGAAAAATATTCTTTTATTATTTATCGGGGTGTTCGTTTATTCTCAAAATTATAAAGTTGAATATGATGAAATTTATTTGTTACCAGAAAGTTCTAAAAAGAATCTTTCAGATGTAATAATTAGTAACTATGAGACACATAAAGAACATGTTTTACTAATAAATGAAGACGATTTGTGCTTGTATAAAAAACAAGAAAAATTAGGTCAAACAAATAGTGTAGAATCTATAGGTAATTACACAACTAATTTTATTGTTACAAATCCATCAGAAAAATACATTTATCAAGATATTACGATCGAGCATAAAAACTATAAGGTTAAGTCTCCATTAAAACTAAGCAATAGATGGCAAAATCATCGCGAAACAAAAACAATCAACGGAATTTTAGCAACTAAATTAACCTTAGAATCAATCAATGATTTTACAGAAGTTTGGTATGCTAAGGATATCAAAACAAAATGTGGTCCATCAAAAATATTAGGTTATCCAGGTTTGGTATTAGAAGTTTTTATTCAACCAAAATCGGATGATAAACCTACTGTTATTTATAAAATGAAAAATATTGATTTCCTAAAAGATGATTCAGAATTAAAACCTTATTTCTCTAAAATATCAAATGAAACAATTACACAAGAAGAGTTTAGCGAAATATATAAAGCCTACCAAAAAAACGTACAAGAAATGTACGGAGGTGGAATTGATAAAGATTAA
- a CDS encoding GLPGLI family protein: protein MNKLSFLILIFFLISNYTYSQNQGKIFYKKINVDGKMNTSILIYDEHESFFYTILDKAITKPFRDEYGTLVQPSNTIDSIANKRLFNYYDRKKNKFYLNNINKNQEILMSITPNNDEWMLTDETKQIGDFKCFMAYKIINEKKYFAWFTEQLPLPYGPIAINGLKGVILELYNEDKTVFFEFEKFENTSELVQSYISEYDFSNAITYQEYLELKK from the coding sequence ATGAATAAATTAAGTTTTTTAATACTGATATTTTTTTTGATATCTAATTATACATATTCACAAAATCAAGGAAAGATATTTTATAAAAAAATAAATGTTGATGGAAAAATGAATACTTCAATTTTAATCTATGACGAACATGAATCATTTTTTTATACAATATTAGATAAAGCTATAACAAAACCTTTCAGAGATGAATATGGAACACTTGTTCAGCCAAGTAATACAATTGATTCTATTGCTAATAAAAGATTGTTTAATTATTATGATAGAAAAAAAAATAAGTTTTACTTAAATAATATCAATAAAAACCAAGAAATATTAATGTCTATAACTCCTAATAATGACGAATGGATGTTGACAGATGAAACGAAACAAATAGGAGATTTCAAATGTTTTATGGCGTATAAGATTATTAATGAAAAAAAATATTTTGCTTGGTTTACAGAACAATTACCATTGCCATATGGACCAATCGCAATTAATGGGTTGAAAGGTGTTATATTAGAATTGTATAATGAAGATAAAACAGTTTTTTTTGAATTTGAAAAATTTGAAAATACTAGCGAATTAGTTCAATCATATATTAGTGAATACGATTTTTCAAATGCAATTACTTATCAAGAATATTTAGAACTAAAAAAATAA
- a CDS encoding bifunctional riboflavin kinase/FAD synthetase, which yields MEVHRLIENIKTIKNPVLTLGMYDGVHIGHQTIINQLNQIADEIDGESVLLTFDPHPRMVLQPNCDLKFIYTLDEKEDALNRLGLDHLIIHPFTKEFSQLTSLEFVRDLLVNQIKIHTLVIGYDHHFGKNREGNYEQLEILSKEYGFQLVQIEAVDCDDIAVSSTKVRKALTEGNIDYVNKALGCNYPLSGVVVHGDKIGRTLGFPTANLRVNNLKIVPAHGVYSVNVFVKDKKYLGLLSIGVRATVTNSQELRIEVNILDFNKDIYGKTIRLEFLDKIRDEKKFNSLDELIEAMNNDKAYALAKYGH from the coding sequence GTGGAAGTACATCGATTAATAGAAAATATCAAAACCATCAAAAATCCTGTTTTAACTTTAGGGATGTATGATGGTGTACATATTGGTCATCAAACCATTATCAATCAACTGAATCAAATTGCAGATGAAATTGATGGAGAAAGCGTATTGTTGACATTTGATCCACATCCACGTATGGTTTTACAACCGAATTGCGATTTAAAATTTATTTATACCCTTGATGAAAAAGAGGATGCACTCAATCGATTAGGTTTAGATCATTTAATCATTCATCCATTTACAAAGGAATTTTCACAGTTAACTTCTTTAGAATTTGTTCGAGATTTATTAGTCAATCAAATCAAAATTCATACGTTAGTTATTGGATATGACCATCATTTTGGGAAGAATAGAGAAGGCAATTACGAACAATTAGAAATCCTATCCAAAGAATATGGATTTCAACTGGTTCAAATAGAAGCAGTGGATTGCGATGATATTGCTGTAAGCTCAACGAAGGTTCGAAAGGCTTTAACAGAAGGTAATATTGATTATGTAAATAAAGCTTTAGGTTGTAACTATCCTTTAAGTGGGGTAGTGGTACATGGCGACAAAATCGGCCGAACATTAGGTTTCCCTACTGCTAATCTAAGAGTAAATAATTTGAAGATTGTCCCTGCTCATGGGGTTTACAGTGTGAATGTGTTTGTAAAGGATAAAAAATATTTAGGATTGCTAAGTATCGGAGTTCGAGCCACAGTAACAAATTCGCAGGAATTGCGAATTGAGGTCAATATTTTAGACTTTAATAAAGACATTTACGGAAAGACGATTCGATTAGAATTTTTGGATAAGATTCGAGATGAAAAAAAATTTAACAGCTTAGATGAATTAATAGAAGCTATGAATAACGATAAGGCATATGCCCTTGCAAAATATGGGCATTAA
- a CDS encoding S8 family peptidase, producing the protein MVDTKNFVNNNSIYQMHSHGTNVLATMAAKINNQYIGSAPDAQYALYVSEDAPVETPKELLYWVQAAERADSVGVDLINTSLGYTTFDDPRYDFTYDDMNGETTIISKGAQIAASRGIFLVNAMGNDGNNSWHYLGAPADAVDVFSIGALDANLNPAWFTSYGPNANQIQKPNVSALGVQSPTFSPSGNMTAANGTSFASPILAGAVASLMSALPNASTQEIKTWVETSAHLYPSYDVQLGYGVPNFETILGQLNNQEISSLDIQLYPNPATHFFKVQSNQPVERIEVLDWSGQRIKVNSNTNEMNVKDLSKGLYFVRVYINNKAYNYKLMIK; encoded by the coding sequence ATCGTTGACACCAAAAACTTTGTCAACAATAATTCAATTTATCAAATGCATTCCCATGGGACCAATGTTTTGGCAACCATGGCTGCCAAAATCAACAACCAATACATCGGATCTGCTCCTGATGCACAGTATGCATTATATGTATCGGAAGATGCACCAGTAGAAACACCAAAAGAATTATTGTATTGGGTTCAAGCCGCTGAACGTGCAGATAGCGTTGGTGTCGATTTAATAAATACTTCTTTAGGTTATACCACTTTTGATGATCCACGATATGATTTTACCTATGATGATATGAATGGTGAAACAACGATAATTTCTAAAGGTGCTCAAATTGCTGCATCAAGAGGAATATTTTTAGTCAATGCGATGGGAAATGATGGAAATAATTCTTGGCATTATTTAGGAGCTCCTGCGGATGCTGTGGATGTTTTTTCGATTGGTGCTTTAGACGCGAACCTCAATCCTGCATGGTTTACCTCTTATGGACCAAATGCGAATCAAATCCAAAAACCCAATGTCAGTGCATTAGGTGTACAATCTCCTACATTTAGTCCATCTGGAAATATGACGGCAGCGAATGGGACTTCATTTGCCTCGCCCATTTTAGCCGGTGCAGTTGCTTCATTGATGTCCGCTTTACCAAATGCATCCACTCAAGAAATCAAAACATGGGTTGAAACTTCTGCTCATCTTTATCCTTCTTATGATGTTCAATTGGGGTATGGTGTACCTAATTTTGAAACGATTTTAGGTCAGTTGAATAACCAAGAAATCTCAAGCTTAGACATTCAATTGTATCCAAATCCAGCTACTCATTTTTTTAAAGTACAGAGCAATCAACCCGTAGAGCGCATTGAAGTATTGGATTGGTCAGGTCAAAGGATAAAAGTAAATTCCAATACGAATGAAATGAACGTCAAAGATCTTTCGAAAGGATTATATTTCGTTCGCGTATATATCAATAACAAAGCTTACAATTATAAATTAATGATTAAATAA